tatcgtgataaacgctcgacttgcgttgaatattctatctgcggacgcacaacaatacagtctTGTAAAAGctgttctttaatgaagcaaaggacttggacacacttcttttacagccggctgacacaagtgttctagcacgagatgaacaactgcaatttgagttgttcgaccatcggaagcacgtatgacagctttcttcagatgtcaatggctttcttttgtgtcatatgttgctcatagaatgaacgtaattatctttaggccatcagaagagagaaagcaaaacatgagcgcactactgcaggcgctcactgggaaattgccggcagagttttcgttgcagactatgacatttgttggcacttaacagcctttaactttcagaGTGATGCactccttctctcgtttgtcctctgagcgtagtttggcgcacaagctgagctcatccgcagtcgaagcggcactcatgtaatgtgaatgCCCGCAGCATCAAGCAgccgctactgcgggtttgtcaagcggctgatcacaAAACAAAGCTTGTtcaaccatgacacctggctgcgcatttgttggtgtggagcttctgatttgtgattatgtcacgtacaagtattttcagcaatttatatccgagtttcagcacataacgaacgacgtggacgctaggctggcatggtcacatttgacgcactataacttgttagcaaccaaaatgatgcaacgtttttttctgcaaaatggtagacgacgtccttgacttcaatcagagggattttaaaaaaaattaaaaatggcctttttgagaaaatccttttcaaagttcggcgtttttggtaagtcACTCACATTTCAGTCCACTCATCGAGTAAAACGCAATGCGATAAAACCACACaaattattttacaagaaagcaaaagtatcaaagttaatatgtactgatttttatcatcctcactttaacttgcttgcagcaataaattcctgaaatacaggtattttgtgcaatttgccaagtttgtgatttttttcgtcagaaatgcttcgacaagcaagggacatagtagactcataagattgtatttcacttgttctttaaggggaataaatattatgacgaagaagtgcaccgttttttccctagctgcgctcaaaattcagaaatcgcgaaattggcggaaaagcgttttttgcggccaaaatttgtatattttttttcaggcgaacaaaattttttttcacaaaactaactgcgaaaccattgttctgggtgtaatgcctaggcctacagtaaatttcatcaatatcgggaatggtgaccgggacctcgtgttcgatcttatctggacacaccctagaatatattctagttcactatagtaccggcaaagcatcggttgctacatcactcgccgagtttcgatcgcttcctggcgaagtgcgtcacagccttgtgtggtcatgtgaccacgcctcctacacttctacgtcactgcacaacctcagcgcccagaaaccgaaaccgaaagttgtccacatcaaaaggcgatattaaattatttagtgagaatacatgaatcttggtgcgtgcatcatgcttcctggagctataggaaacgcttacagcaaagaacgtgcaagccacaaatttggtggcaccacccctttaagtataGCCTAGAAATCAATGGCTGACAGCTCATCAGTTGTGTTTCAGACAAAACAATAGCATGGGATAAGCCGCACTTTTGTCTTTAGCATAGTGTGTAGTGGCCAATGAAAGTGTGTGCCATATGAGTGGCACAGAGGGTGGCTTCCGTTGCCAACCTTGAGTTACAGTTTGACTAATACTGTCCAAGATCAATGCTGACTGATCTTTTCGCTAGATTACACGATTTCAAGGATGAGTGGCACAGAGGATGGGTTCTGCACGCATAACTAAATCCTACATTTAAGGATGTAAATCATTTGTAGGCTTGTGTAGCAACTCACTTTACATACCTCAGTTGGGAGACATGTTTACCAAGCTTTATTACCGTTAATGGCCACAGACCGGATGGTTGAGATTGCACTAGGAACAGAGGTGAGTGCTGTGGCCAGCAGTCATACCCCTGCAGCCACCTGCTGCTGTATACGCTCTATCATCTTGCGGTCAAGGTGCTTCTGTCGAAGCACGACCGAGAGCGAGCTCAGGAGACCCGTGACGAGCATGCTGCCTTCAAATATCCAGAAGTGCTGCCCTTCTTTCTCATTGTCGCACCTGCAGCAAGTACGAAACATGTATATGACGGAATGCACAAGGTATGCAAAATACGTAGTATCTCAAAAacatgtacagtgctcacagaatGGAACGCAACATCAAAACACGAAGTATAACAACTTGTACATGCAACTGCTCGATATAACCAAGTCGCGCTGCTACGAACCtagccattaaagggacactaaaggcaaataacaatttatgtcagagtgaaagctcaatgtatgacaacttctaaaacagcaatattatcaacagcagtgccctacttaccgacaaATTGAGCTAAATGtctcacatgatgagcgccatgagtgggacattttcgaagtgatcccgatgacgtacgagagtctgcctacaataaaccactagtaatcaaactagcagcaataaaaaaagaaccttccatgcatcaacagacgtaataaaatgctgtttgttcatttccgtttgattcatggaaaaaagaacctctttggcgttgccatggggaacggcgcgtgtggttcaaaggttccgttttcgccgaactgcccttcgcccagcgccctgcttcgctcacgcggtcgcgtctcagtggtagtttcggtatcgcgtactgctgcgtgtgtcttgcgcgctctgacagaaagttcgacaaaatgccgcatgcatgtgatgttgccggatgcccgaatggtgcacaacgccagtgctgcagcaaggagaccggtgtgtcttttcactgggtgccgcggaatgaaccctctcactgaattggagcccagcgtcgcgagcaaatgtctcgttgtcaagttctccgtccacatccattgcggtgattgcggcaagcttcgatggccgttgttgctgctgtgggtcccgctactttcgctctgctgctactagtgtcagcGGCCatgcagtaaaggcaggcaacgttgggcacgacagcagtgacgtatgaaagtctgattttaggcgggtgatttgaagtgcgctaacgcgatgtggaccactaaaacatgattttatttcaaaataagcacttccttggcataaaagtagcactacgaggtttctgggccgctatttcaacaatcaaagtcgacttaatatttgcctttagttggCTCCGATGTAAATGTACAAGCCAACGTTACACCAATGTAACAACTAAATACGGTGGAAATGGGAAGTATGTGCATTATTTAACTCTGAGTTGCCGCGGTTATTTTTCATGATCACTGTACACACACAAAACATTCGCACACGCATGGAAGTGTTTCAAAGAACACTTTAGGTAGATATTAAACACAGCACAGAAGGGATTCAGAGACTGCCACAGCACATCATTTGTACCAGCAGATAAAAGACATTCGTATTATTCAATGATTAAAAAACTACCTGAAATGCATTTATTGGCTTCGGAATAATTAACAGCAGGGGGTATGATGCAAATGCAAAACTCCAACAAGCCAGCACACAAAGCGTATCGATTTCCAAAACAATGAGGTGTTTTTTGTTGCAACTGATAAAAAAATAAGGTATTCTGCTTAGGCTGCTTTGTTATTGCTAAAATTTCATTTTGCAACAATCTCATGTCATATGTTCCAAACCATTTAATAAAACACTGAACACTGCTGAGTGCCTgctgtatgtatgcatgcatgtttaATTGCATTCTACCTTCTTATGTTGCCAAAGCCTACAATTCACATTGGGGCAAATGAAATAGATCaaaccagtcatgggcacgttaccagtaaaaacaGTGCTGCAGTTACAGCCACccaagccaaaaaagtaactctgttacagttacagagtttccaaaagtaacccgttacagttactgtgaaagaGTAACCTCTTTACTTTTCTGTTACTGTACAAAATAATAGATAACAAATCAAATGACAGAATTTATTTAATGACGTATGAAGGCATGCGgctagtcaaaattgcacgtggtaaaaacgTAGACGATGGAAACCTAAAAGGGGGCCCGACACAAGCAATCGTTTTGTACGCCTCATAcctgaagtggaaaacgtggtggaACGATGGCAgtaagaagcgcatgcgaagagcaacggggagtgcatcacgagtggagATGACGTCCACTGTGTCTGTCCCGTATGTTTAAGaagtgtcagactctgttcggaaaGCTTCGTGTCTGCTGGGCATACAAACTATTTTTAAGCACTGTTATTATACCTTGggacatgtgttcgcgaaatccaAAGACCGCCCACCTGCGGACAATCATGGCAATGTCATCTAAAATCACGATGCGGGGATTCCGACGCATCGGCGAAACGTGCAGGAAAGGattaacgaggcctaaagaacacaaGCGGAATGTTGCTAAGGCAACCCATTTAACGCgtttaagatggagcttgttgaacactgctggacgacagggcatagctttgacctaaacaatgcgacgacgctggttTGTCAACGATGGTGGGGGGAAAGAAAActtctggaatcgtggttcattcgctgCGGCGCATCGACTTGCAAAAACAACCacggccccccactggacattatttacaaggacatgtgtgactagtggactggttgacctcggctcaattttttttcttttttgttgccgttgtatactgaggatgccacctgcataggaggtgaagtgtctgtcattttgttaattgctgtgttaagtcggagtaaacattttacaatcactTCCAAAGAAGTTTtaataaaaaattgcttcgctagttcacggtatttctggctcttagCCGTTTCGTGTTCGgctgctttctagccacctgtcaaacacgattaacTCGGAGCCTCAGATGAAGGAGACTATAAACTAGGTGTCCTAAtgcttcacctgtgcaccaagaacagagctagatgctcaagtgagaAATACGATATATatgcgaaaaaaaacaaaaacggatGTGAACTTTgcagctgttcagttgcaacatgattgatttacgacatgttgcgttaatgactgaCCTCTGACCTcagtcttctgcagggaagataatcctCTTAGTGACcccctctcctaaactgcgaggggtgCCTTTTCAGGAAAGTTGATGGGTGGAGAgaatatggtaaagaagaaagttagaAAAAGTGAAAGGCCTTTAACGAGTGTTGCCGTTGGATAggtaatttttcataaagacagaagtaactgtaacggtatttgccgttacagttactgtaaaaaaagtaacagtgttacagttacaagttcatctaacttaaaagtaactagttaccgttACAAGTTACTGAGAAAAATAACTAGttagcggtaacgcgttactagtaactagttactgcccaagactggatCAAACGTACAAAAGAAATGAAGTGTGTTAAGTTAACAGAACTGCTTGTATTCGCTATCAGTGATAACAGAACTATCTTCATGTCGAGTCGCAGAAAAAACACTCTCTCGCCGCTGTATGTGACTAAACATGCACGAAAACTCTCAATAGCACTCAGCAAATAAAAAGGTGAGACGCGACCACACAGTTTTGCGTCTcatctgcgcttgtttgtccttttctcgcccttcgtgtttccgtccgttttttgcgcagttacattaagtatggatcattaccaactagcccaacttaccactcttctgaactCCAAAAACTAAGTCTAAACTGAATTATGACagcgaaagaagaaaataatgcaAGTACTGCGTCATTCGTACCTTCGATAGACGTCACCTGAGTTCTTGCAGGTGACTAGTTCTTTGTACTTGGACTGAATGCATATTGGGAGATGCTTGCttgcctaaaaaagaaaaaggaggaacGACATCAAGACATCACGATATGCGACAGATCAACAGCTGAAGTCGCTCAGTTATACAGCTCGCAAAACCGAAAGTGAAACCAATTAAGAAGCGACTATGCATGTCCAAGAGACACCAATTAAGAAGCGACTATGCATGTCCAAGAAAGTCCTACATATTTGTATAACCGAAAGTTCCGGagtctagtagtagtagtagtagggtagtagtttGAGATGAGGTTCTAACTGGCGGCGAAGAAAACAGGGTCAGTCACGAAGGACTGCAAGCTCGCCTTGCGTCAGCAGCTGAGTGACGAAAGGTCGAGGCAAAGTTACGCATGTAGGCGCGAGTGAGTCAGGTCGTGTTACTCACCCTCTCGAATTCGGTGCAAGGCATGCACTTCTGCTTGACGACGTACTCTTCCCTCTCCCAGCAACCCTCCGAGGAATTTGAACCGTTTCGATCACTGTCGTGATCTGACAGGATGCTTTCCAGCGTCAGGATCATCAGACAGGCGCTGTCGGAAGACGCAAAATAAAGACGTCACACGCGTCGCAGTAAGTGACAGCGATTTCCCTCGAGAAACACACAATACCAAGCACTGCGCTGCTCTGAGAATCAGCTAAAGCAACGAGTGTAACGTGAGTGTTCGCACGTTTAGAGCGAATGAATGATAAGCATTGCGAAAGCTAGTCAGCAGCCGGGCGGTGTCGTGAGGTGACTTATAAGGTTCAAAAATCAAGGTACGAGAAAGATCAATGCAAGCTTACCCTATCAGAAAGACAGTGAGGAATATTATGCGTTTCAGGGAGCACACTTCGATCATGGTGAGTCCAATCGCGTCATTTGGAGCCGATATTTTCACCCTCGAGTCGAAGTCTCCGTGGTCGTCCAACTGGAAGCCGCCATGTTGTTTACATGTCGAGTCGCGTTGCGAGGAGGCGTGCATTTCGGCGTGTGCAAAAGGAGCACCGTGGACAGTTAATGAAGCGACAAACTGTCGTTTTCACCAATGTTATAAACCTTGGCCTCGAGCAAGActagaagaaacaaaagaagacgTCCGCCACTGAACGAAAATTTTTATCCATTTTTGGTAGTCGACCGCGAACGCTGCGGCTTAATATCGAATAACGCAAGATTTTTCTTCTTGCTTACACAACGTATGTTCTTGCAACACCGCATTGTTCCTTGTTACGTCTTCTTTCATCCGATAATTGGTGTCATTTCCGATGTACTGGCTATTCTATTGTATACAAATTAAAAGCCCGCCACTTATATCCGGTCCCAGTGCACGGTACAGAGGTCACGTACACGCGGTTGTGGTTCCCACGCACGCAATAGTTTacgaaaccagaaaaaaaaaaaaaaaggaactggtTCCAAAAGAATAATTTTGTTTAGGTTAAAACACCAGCTTATCCTCTTACCGTGTTCTCTCTGCTTTCGCAACATGCAAGACAAGAACTTCTACGTACAAGACACAATCAATAGGCAATATTTATTTAATTCTTTATACAAGCAAAAGCCAAATACTCTTTCTCGCAAACATACAGAATCAAATCGACAGATGTATACCCTGTGACATGCAATGCAACGGCGTGTTTTGTTCGCAGTATTCCCGCCTCCTTCCTCGcaaagtgtgaaaaaaaaataatgcaaatACAGAGGGGTGGAAGCTAAGAGAACACTAACGAataacacatacacacacaggtaGAAAACGTTCACATCGTAATTAATCACCACAAAAGCGCTACGTTTTTTTATCAGTTTTTCGAGGCGTCACCATACGAAGCGGCTAATCTGGAGTGCGCTAGAGCCTCCCGAAAACGCTTAAGTTCTGGGTTGAAGCAAACCAGTTCGTCTATGATGTTGTCCACGACGAACGACCGTGTGACCGAGCTGATTGAGGCGAGACAAAAAGGACACACGTTCTTCTGTTTCCTCCAGTTGTGAATGCAGTAGGAGCAGAACGTGTGACCGCACTGCAGCATGGCGGCGTCCACAAACAGCTCGCTGCAAATCGCGCACGTCAGCTCGTTTTCCATAATGCTTTCTACCCTGCGCACTACGTTGTCGCCAGCGGAGAGCCTGATCTTCTTGCTCTGCTTGGAGAAGGCGTCACTCCGGCCTGCTGCTGCGAAGCCGTTGGGCGATACACCGGGCTGTACAAACACGTTGTTGTTGTCTCTATCCGAGGGCAGGACGGGCGAAGAGTCACTTTCGCTTTCGTCAGCTGCGGG
Above is a window of Rhipicephalus sanguineus isolate Rsan-2018 chromosome 3, BIME_Rsan_1.4, whole genome shotgun sequence DNA encoding:
- the LOC119387503 gene encoding protein JTB — encoded protein: MHASSQRDSTCKQHGGFQLDDHGDFDSRVKISAPNDAIGLTMIEVCSLKRIIFLTVFLIGACLMILTLESILSDHDSDRNGSNSSEGCWEREEYVVKQKCMPCTEFERASKHLPICIQSKYKELVTCKNSGDVYRRCDNEKEGQHFWIFEGSMLVTGLLSSLSVVLRQKHLDRKMIERIQQQVAAGV